In the genome of Polaromonas vacuolata, the window TTTATGCAAAGCGTACAGACAACACTTTGGGTAGTGGCCCTGCTAGTTGCCATGGCGATTATTTTTGATTTCATGAACGGCTTTCACGACGCCGCCAACTCGATTGCTACCGTCGTCTCTACCGGCGTTCTCAAACCCGGACAAGCCGTGTTATTTGCGGCATTTTTTAACCTCAGCGCCATTTTTATATTTCATCTGAGCGTGGCTGCCACCATCGGCAAGGGCATAGTTCAGCCAGACATTGTGGATACCCATGTCGTGTTCGGAGCCTTGGTCGGTGCGATTACTTGGAATTTGCTCACTTGGCTGTACGGCATTCCGAGCAGTTCTTCACACGCCTTAATTGGCGGCATTGTCGGTGCGGCCATGGCTAAGTCGGGCGCTGGCGCATTGATAGCCAGCGGCGTTGGCAAAACGGTGGCGTTTATCTTTTTGTCTCCCTTGTTGGGATTTTTGTTGGGCTCTTTGATGCTGGTGTCGGTGTCTTGGATTTGCCGACGCGCCACGCCCTCTAAGGTGGATAGCTGGTTTCGCCGTCTGCAGCTGGTTTCAGCCGGTGCTTATAGCTTGGGCCACGGCGGCAATGACGCACAAAAAACCATTGGCATTATTTGGCTGCTACTAATTGCTACAGGCTACGCATCGACTAGTGACAGCATGCCGCCGACCTGGGTCATAGTGAGCTGTTATCTAGCGATTTCGGCCGGCACCTTGTTTGGCGGTTGGCGCATCGTCAAGACCATGGGTCAAAAAATCACCAAGCTTAAGCCGGTTGACGGTTTTTGTGCTGAAACAGGCGGTGCTTTCACGCTATTTTTAGCGACGATTTTAGGCATTCCGGTGTCGACCACGCACACCATCACCGGCGCTATCGTGGGTGTAGGTTCGACTCGTCGAATGTCAGCGGTTCGCTGGGGTACGGCGGCAACCATTGTGTGGGCTTGGATCATCACCATACCGGCTGCGGCTATGGTGGCAGCGCTGGCTTACTGGGTCAGCATGTCTATTTTTTAGACCGGTAAAACCGGACTTAAAAGTAGCTGGTGTTATTGGCTGATTTTTCGCGCTTCTTGAACCTGATGCTCAAAATAGCGTTGAAAGCTAAACGCGATGCTAGACATCAGCGTGACCGCGCCAAACAGGAGTGAGAAAACAATTGCAAATATAGTCAGCCAGTTGGTGTTGCCCACTTGCGTTCCGGGGCTAGACGC includes:
- a CDS encoding inorganic phosphate transporter, whose amino-acid sequence is MQSVQTTLWVVALLVAMAIIFDFMNGFHDAANSIATVVSTGVLKPGQAVLFAAFFNLSAIFIFHLSVAATIGKGIVQPDIVDTHVVFGALVGAITWNLLTWLYGIPSSSSHALIGGIVGAAMAKSGAGALIASGVGKTVAFIFLSPLLGFLLGSLMLVSVSWICRRATPSKVDSWFRRLQLVSAGAYSLGHGGNDAQKTIGIIWLLLIATGYASTSDSMPPTWVIVSCYLAISAGTLFGGWRIVKTMGQKITKLKPVDGFCAETGGAFTLFLATILGIPVSTTHTITGAIVGVGSTRRMSAVRWGTAATIVWAWIITIPAAAMVAALAYWVSMSIF